A window from Solanum stenotomum isolate F172 chromosome 7, ASM1918654v1, whole genome shotgun sequence encodes these proteins:
- the LOC125870158 gene encoding bifunctional TH2 protein, mitochondrial-like, translated as MIMEGFQATPDDGGIAKRLWVKFKNESLCALYTPFVVCLASGTLDSKSFLHCISQDVYFLQAFAHAYELAEDYADDDEDKEAIRVMRKRVLRKLKDQDDLVREWGFELPEVSTCDSATVRYTDFLLATAAGKVEGEKGRGKIVTPFEKTRLAAYALSAIAPCMRLYSFLSKEIKAVLVPEESNNIYERWIDCLCSESFEANASRIEDLLDKLSVTLTGEELDVVEKLYHQAMKLELEFIAAQAITQSTITPISQVQEPAGCNLTLFCDFDMTCSAVDSSALLADVAIIAAAKTDLDDCESPYVHISAADLRATWSNLSSKYIEEYEQCIESIRPSETVGRFDYEGLCKALVQLSDFESRANDMVVHSGVLRGLSQEDIKRVGEHLIFQNGCKNVLQEILGRENMHADVHILSYCWSGDLIRSAFSSGALTELNVHSNELPYEGSVTTGDMIKKMESPMDKLQAFNDILKSRENNSKHTTVYVGGSVGDFLCLLNADVGIVIGMSAGLKRLGDQFGVSFVPLFSGLVTKQRELAEGSCSGWTGMSGILYTVSSWDEIHAFILGL; from the exons ATGATAATGGAAGGATTTCAAGCAACCCCAGATGATGGTGGGATAGCAAAGAGGCTTTGggtcaagttcaagaacgaatCTTTATGTGCTCTTTATACTCCTTTTGTCGTCTGTTTGGCATCTGGGACTTTAGATTCAAAATCATTTCTTCACTGTATCTCTCAAGATGTCTATTTTCTTCAAGCTTTTGCTCACGC ATATGAGCTGGCGGAGGATTATgctgatgatgatgaagataaGGAAGCTATTCGTGTAATGAGAAAGCGTGTGTTAAGGAAGCTTAAAGATCAAGATGATCTTGTTCGG GAATGGGGCTTTGAACTTCCAGAAGTTAGCACTTGTGACAGTGCCACAGTTAGATACACTGATTTTTTGCTGGCCACAGCAGCAGGAAAAGTTGAAGGGGAAAAAGGTCGTGGTAAAATTGTGACTCCTTTTGAGAAGACAAGGCTTGCTGCCTATGCGCTTAGTGCAATTGCACCCTGTATGAGGCTTTACAGCTTTCTTAGCAAGGAGATTAAGGCTGTTCTAGTCCCTGAAGAGAGCAATAACATCTATGAGAGATGGATCGACTGTCTATGTTCAGAAAGTTTTGAG GCAAATGCTTCAAGGATTGAGGACTTACTGGATAAACTAAGTGTTACCTTGACTGGCGAAGAACTAGATGTTGTGGAAAAGCTATATCACCAAGCTATGAAACTTGAATTGGAATTCATTGCTGCTCAAGCAATTACTCAGTCCACTATAACCCCCATTTCTCAAGTCCAAGAGCCAGCCGGATGCAATCTTACTCTGTTCTGTGATTTTGACATGACATGCAGTGCTGTTGATTCCTCTGCCCTTTTGGCAGATGTTGCTATCATTGCAGCAGCAAAGACTGACCTGGATGATTGTGAATCCCCATATGTTCATATTTCTGCAGCTGATCTTCGGGCTACTTGGAGCAATCTTTCCAGCAAGTATATTGAGGAGTATGAGCAATGTATAGAAAGCATCAGGCCTAGTGAAACAG TTGGAAGGTTTGATTATGAGGGTCTGTGTAAAGCACTAGTGCAGCTATCTGATTTTGAAAGTAGAGCAAATGATATGGTGGTTCATTCTGGTGTATTAAGAGGGTTGAGTCAGGAAGACATAAAACGGGTTGGGGAGCACCTCATCTTCCAAAACGGTTGCAAAAATGTTTTACAAGAAATTTTGGGACGTGAAAACATGCATGCTGATGTTCATATACTGTCATATTGCTGGTCTGGAGATCTCATCAGATCAGCTTTTTCTTCAG GGGCCTTAACAGAGTTAAATGTGCACTCAAATGAGTTACCTTATGAAGGATCTGTTACCACTGGTGACATGATTAAGAAGATGGAATCTCCTATGGACAAGCTTCAAGCCTTTAACGACATCCTGAAGTCCCGTGAGAATAATAGCAAACATACTACAGTTTATGTTGGAGGTTCAGTTGGTGACTTTCTTTGCCTGCTCAATGCAGATGTGGGCATTGTGATTGGTATGAGTGCTGGCCTCAAGAGACTAGGTGACCAGTTTGGTGTTTCTTTTGTTCCTTTGTTCTCTGGTTTGGTAACAAAACAGAGAGAACTAGCTGAAGGTAGCTGTTCTGGTTGGACGGGGATGTCTGGTATTCTTTACACCGTCTCCAGTTGGGATGAGATACATGCATTCATTTTGGGATTATAG
- the LOC125870171 gene encoding photosystem II reaction center Psb28 protein isoform X1, with amino-acid sequence MATLQSLAFSPALSHTSHHPRSLLGIASRIVHQSAGSSFNGQRLCLSRSRFTTNIKNQKVSRLCIMMVQPKIQFIQGTDEQTIPDVKLTKSRDGTNGMAIFRFDQPSVFDSSGEVGDITGFYMIDEEGVLTSVDVNAKFVNGKPAGIEAKYIMRTPRDWDRFMRFMERYANSNGLQFVKS; translated from the exons ATGGCGACTCTTCAATCTCTTGCATTTTCTCCTGCACTTTCTCACACTTCGCATCATCCTCGCTCTCTTCTCG GAATAGCATCAAGGATAGTTCATCAAAGTGCAGGTTCTTCATTCAATGGCCAACGATTGTGCCTATCCCGTTCGCGTTTCACTACCAATATCAAAAACCAGAAAGTGTCTAGACTATGTATAATGATGGTTCAACCAAAAATTCAGTTCATACAAGGAACTGATGAGCAAACAATACCAGATGTGAAATTAACAAAGTCAAGGGATGGGACTAATGGTATGGCTATATTCAGGTTTGATCAACCCTCCGTATTTGATTCATCTGGTGAAGTAGGGGATATCACTGGATTCTACATGATTGACGAAGAAGGGGTTCTAACGTCAGTTGATGTCAATGCTAAGTTTGTTAATGGAAAGCCTGCAGGAATTGAAGCTAAGTATATTATGCGGACTCCACGAGACTGGGACAGGTTCATGAGATTTATGGAGCGATATGCTAATTCAAATGGCTTGCAGTTTGTTAAAAGTTGA
- the LOC125870171 gene encoding photosystem II reaction center Psb28 protein isoform X2: protein MATLQSLAFSPALSHTSHHPRSLLASRIVHQSAGSSFNGQRLCLSRSRFTTNIKNQKVSRLCIMMVQPKIQFIQGTDEQTIPDVKLTKSRDGTNGMAIFRFDQPSVFDSSGEVGDITGFYMIDEEGVLTSVDVNAKFVNGKPAGIEAKYIMRTPRDWDRFMRFMERYANSNGLQFVKS from the exons ATGGCGACTCTTCAATCTCTTGCATTTTCTCCTGCACTTTCTCACACTTCGCATCATCCTCGCTCTCTTCTCG CATCAAGGATAGTTCATCAAAGTGCAGGTTCTTCATTCAATGGCCAACGATTGTGCCTATCCCGTTCGCGTTTCACTACCAATATCAAAAACCAGAAAGTGTCTAGACTATGTATAATGATGGTTCAACCAAAAATTCAGTTCATACAAGGAACTGATGAGCAAACAATACCAGATGTGAAATTAACAAAGTCAAGGGATGGGACTAATGGTATGGCTATATTCAGGTTTGATCAACCCTCCGTATTTGATTCATCTGGTGAAGTAGGGGATATCACTGGATTCTACATGATTGACGAAGAAGGGGTTCTAACGTCAGTTGATGTCAATGCTAAGTTTGTTAATGGAAAGCCTGCAGGAATTGAAGCTAAGTATATTATGCGGACTCCACGAGACTGGGACAGGTTCATGAGATTTATGGAGCGATATGCTAATTCAAATGGCTTGCAGTTTGTTAAAAGTTGA
- the LOC125870153 gene encoding subtilisin-like protease SBT1.2 — MGSSTHLFSFLCLLLCFVCIQAQDLQTYIVQLHPHGATRPPFSSKLQWHLSFLAKAVSSGEQDSSSRLLYSYHSAMEGFAARLTEDEVELLRESSDVLSIRAERRLEIQTTYSYKFLGLSTTREGAWLKSGFGRGAIIGVLDTGVWPESPSFDDHGMPPAPQKWRGICQGGQDFNSSSCNRKLIGARFFSKGHRVASMTSSPDAVEEYVSPRDSHGHGTHTASTAGGAVVPMAGVLGNGAGEARGMAPGAHIAIYKVCWFSGCYSSDILAAMDVAIRDGVDILSLSLGGFPIPLYDDTIAIGSFRAMEHGISVICAAGNNGPIQSSVANGAPWIATIGASTLDRRFPASVQLGNGKFLYGESLYPGKKAPSSRKNLEVVYVKDKDKGSEFCLRGSLSRARVQGKMVVCDRGVNGRAEKGQVVKEAGGAAMILVNTAINMEEDSVDVHVLPATLIGFDESIQLQNYLNSTKRPTARFIFGGTVVGKSRAPAVAQFSSRGPSYTDPSILKPDLIAPGVNIIAAWPQNLGPSGLPEDSRRVNFTVMSGTSMACPHVSGIAALLHSAHPKWTPAAIRSALVTTADTADHMGKPIMDGDVPAKLFAAGAGHVNPGRAIDPGLIYDIQVDEYITHLCTIGYRNSEVFSITHRNVSCHDILQNNRGFSLNYPSISITFRAGMTRKMIKRRVTNVGNPNSIYSVDIEAPEGVKVRVKPRRLIFKHANQSLSYRVWFISRKKIESKRMSFAEGKLTWFNVGNKATKVKSPISVTWASMK; from the coding sequence ATGGGATCGAGTACTCATTTATTCTCCTTTCTATGTCTTTTACTATGTTTTGTTTGCATACAAGCTCAAGATTTGCAAACTTACATAGTTCAGTTGCATCCACATGGAGCAACAAGACCCCCTTTTAGCTCTAAACTACAATGGCACCTTTCTTTCCTTGCAAAAGCAGTTTCCTCTGGAGAACAAGACTCGTCTTCTCGTCTTTTGTACTCATACCATTCTGCAATGGAAGGTTTTGCAGCTCGACTCACTGAAGATGAGGTTGAGTTGTTAAGGGAATCTAGTGATGTGTTATCGATACGTGCTGAGAGGAGGCTTGAAATTCAGACTACTTATTCTTACAAGTTCTTGGGATTAAGTACGACGAGAGAAGGAGCTTGGTTGAAGTCTGGATTTGGTCGAGGGGCGATCATTGGAGTGTTGGATACTGGAGTTTGGCCAGAAAGTCCAagttttgatgatcatgggatGCCACCTGCTCCACAGAAGTGGAGGGGTATCTGCCAAGGAGGACAGGATTTTAATTCTTCTAGTTGTAATCGCAAGCTTATTGGTGCAAGGTTTTTCAGCAAAGGACATCGTGTGGCTTCAATGACATCATCACCAGATGCAGTGGAGGAATATGTGTCGCCACGGGATTCCCATGGCCATGGTACACATACAGCATCCACTGCTGGAGGAGCTGTAGTTCCAATGGCTGGTGTGCTCGGAAATGGAGCAGGGGAGGCTCGAGGGATGGCCCCGGGTGCCCACATTGCGATATATAAAGTCTGCTGGTTCAGTGGTTGTTACAGCTCTGATATACTTGCAGCAATGGATGTAGCCATCAGAGATGGAGTAGACATATTGTCACTCTCACTTGGTGGCTTCCCTATTCCACTTTATGATGATACTATTGCCATTGGAAGTTTCCGAGCCATGGAGCATGGAATTTCAGTTATATGTGCAGCAGGGAATAATGGACCAATCCAAAGTTCAGTAGCCAACGGTGCTCCTTGGATTGCCACTATTGGTGCTAGCACACTTGACAGGAGATTTCCAGCGTCAGTTCAGTTAGGCAACGGAAAGTTCCTGTACGGAGAATCCTTGTACCCTGGGAAGAAAGCTCCTAGCTCTCGGAAGAATCTTGAGGTTGTTTATGTAAAGGATAAGGACAAGGGAAGTGAATTTTGCTTGAGAGGATCGCTATCAAGAGCACGAGTCCAGGGGAAAATGGTTGTGTGTGATAGGGGAGTCAATGGAAGGGCAGAAAAAGGCCAGGTTGTGAAGGAGGCAGGTGGTGCTGCCATGATCTTAGTAAATACAGCAATAAATATGGAGGAAGATTCCGTTGATGTCCATGTCCTCCCAGCAACGTTGATTGGCTTCGATGAATcaattcaattacaaaactacCTGAACTCAACAAAAAGACCAACAGCTCGATTCATATTTGGAGGAACGGTAGTAGGAAAGTCTAGAGCACCAGCAGTAGCTCAGTTTTCGTCAAGGGGGCCAAGCTATACTGATCCTTCAATTCTCAAACCTGATTTGATTGCTCCAGGGGTAAACATAATTGCCGCTTGGCCACAAAACTTAGGCCCCAGTGGTCTTCCCGAGGATTCACGAAGAGTAAATTTCACTGTTATGTCAGGGACTTCAATGGCATGTCCTCATGTAAGTGGAATTGCCGCATTGCTCCATTCAGCTCATCCTAAATGGACTCCAGCAGCAATAAGATCCGCATTAGTGACCACTGCAGATACGGCTGATCATATGGGAAAACCAATCATGGATGGAGATGTACCAGCTAAACTTTTTGCAGCTGGAGCTGGACACGTGAACCCTGGAAGAGCCATCGATCCTGGATTGATATATGACATCCAGGTTGATGAATATATCACTCATCTTTGCACTATCGGATACAGAAATTCTGAAGTCTTCAGCATTACTCATAGGAATGTCAGCTGCCATGACATTTTACAGAACAACAGGGGTTTCAGCCTAAATTACCCCTCAATTTCAATAACTTTCAGAGCAGGAATGACTAGAAAGATGATCAAGAGGAGAGTAACAAATGTGGGGAACCCTAACTCTATTTACTCAGTTGACATTGAGGCACCTGAGGGAGTCAAAGTGAGAGTGAAGCCACGTCGTCTGATATTTAAACATGCGAACCAAAGCTTAAGCTATAGAGTTTGGTTTATATCACGAAAGAAAATCGAGTCTAAAAGGATGAGCTTTGCAGAGGGGAAATTGACATGGTTCAATGTAGGAAACAAAGCCACGAAAGTTAAAAGTCCTATTTCCGTCACATGGGCATCAATGAAGTGA
- the LOC125870156 gene encoding xyloglucan galactosyltransferase KATAMARI1 homolog: MRRRSPTSQSFDDSMEKGQGKNHHPRVCLLASLSGLFWFLVLYFHFVILGGNHVHDSPNLDPLSLNKQSIIITPQSNPNPLNRATIRNAKVEMDNNELVVKSKPLEKNVQPPPAVVRPVISDNSSRRDPESYSFMRALRTVENKSDPCGGRYIYVHDLPPRFNEDMLKECRTLSPWTNFCKFTANAGLGPQMENAEGVFSNTGWYATNQFAVDVIFGNRMKQYECLTSDSSLAAAIFVPFYAGFDIARYLWGYNVTTRDAASLDLVDWLQKRPEWNIMGGKDHFLVAGRITWDFRRLSDSDSDWGNKLLFLPAGRNMSMLVVESSPWNANDFGIPYPTYFHPAKDAEVFTWQDRMRKLERKWLFCFAGGPRPGNPKSIRGQIIDQCKESKSCKLLKCGQSEESKCHSPSSIMKMFQSSLFCLQPQGDSYTRRSAFDAMLAGCIPVFFHPASAYTQYTWHLPKNYSAYSVFISENDVRKKNISIEEMLNQIPPEKVKELREAVISMIPRLIYADPRSKLETLKDAFDVTVDAVINRVTRLRKDIIEDRKYDNYIEELSWKYSLLDEGKTELAAHEWDPFFEKPKDRSAESDNSSAEAAKNSWKNEQGQQ; encoded by the coding sequence ATGAGACGCCGTTCTCCGACGTCCCAATCGTTTGATGATTCAATGGAGAAAGGGCAAGGAAAAAATCATCATCCTAGGGTTTGCTTGTTAGCTTCATTGTCAGGTTTGTTTTGGTTTTTAGTgttgtattttcattttgtgATTCTTGGGGGTAATCATGTTCATGATTCACCTAATTTGGATCCACTTTCCctcaataaacaatcaattatcATCACCCCTCAATCAAATCCAAATCCCCTGAATCGTGCTACTATACGTAATGCTAAAGTTGAAATGGATAATAATGAGTTAGTAGTGAAGTCCAAACCACTCGAAAAGAATGTACAACCACCACCGGCGGTGGTTAGGCCGGTGATTAGCGATAATAGCTCTCGGAGAGATCCTGAGAGTTACTCGTTTATGAGAGCATTGAGAACGGTAGAGAATAAAAGTGATCCATGTGGTGGAAGGTATATTTATGTGCATGATCTTCCTCCAAGGTTCAATGAAGATATGCTTAAGGAATGTAGAACTCTTAGTCCTTGGACTAATTTTTGTAAGTTTACTGCTAATGCTGGGCTTGGGCCACAAATGGAGAATGCTGAGGGAGTGTTCTCGAATACTGGATGGTATGCAACTAATCAGTTTGCGGTGGATGTCATTTTTGGCAATCGGATGAAACAGTACGAGTGCCTCACGAGTGATTCCTCTCTTGCTGCTGCCATTTTTGTGCCGTTTTATGCAGGGTTTGATATTGCAAGGTATCTTTGGGGTTATAATGTAACTACGAGGGATGCTGCTTCTCTTGATTTGGTTGATTGGCTTCAAAAGAGGCCAGAGTGGAATATCATGGGGGGAAAGGATCATTTTCTCGTGGCTGGTAGGATAACGTGGGACTTCAGAAGATTGTCCGATTCAGATTCGGATTGGGGCAACAAGCTTCTTTTCTTACCTGCTGGGAGAAATATGTCCATGCTTGTGGTTGAATCAAGTCCATGGAATGCAAATGATTTTGGCATCCCATATCCAACATACTTCCATCCAGCAAAGGATGCTGAAGTGTTCACTTGGCAGGACCGGATGAGGAAGCTGGAGAGGAAGTGGCTATTTTGTTTTGCTGGTGGACCACGGCCTGGGAACCCTAAATCAATCAGGGGGCAGATCATTGACCAGTGCAAGGAGTCTAAATCGTGCAAGTTATTGAAGTGTGGTCAATCGGAGGAGAGCAAATGTCACTCTCCCAGCAGTATCATGAAGATGTTCCAGAGCTCCCTTTTCTGCCTGCAACCTCAAGGTGATTCATATACGAGAAGGTCAGCTTTTGATGCTATGTTGGCTGGTTGTATACCTGTCTTTTTCCATCCTGCTTCTGCCTACACACAGTATACATGGCATCTTCCGAAAAACTACTCAGCCTACTCTGTTTTCATTTCTGAGAATGATGTTCGTAAGAAGAATATAAGCATAGAGGAAATGTTAAATCAAATTCCTCCTGAGAAGGTGAAGGAACTGCGGGAGGCTGTTATAAGTATGATTCCGAGGCTGATTTATGCCGATCCTCGCTCTAAATTGGAGACTCTCAAAGATGCATTTGATGTAACAGTTGATGCAGTTATAAATAGAGTTACAAGGCTAAGAAAAGACATCATTGAAGATCGTAAATATGATAACTATATTGAGGAGCTCAGCTGGAAATATTCATTGCTGGATGAAGGGAAAACTGAGCTTGCAGCTCACGAATGGGATCCTTTTTTCGAAAAACCAAAAGATCGAAGTGCAGAATCTGATAATTCATCAGCAGAAGCCGCTAAAAACTCTTGGAAAAACGAACAGGGACAACAATAA